In Amycolatopsis methanolica 239, a single genomic region encodes these proteins:
- a CDS encoding crotonase/enoyl-CoA hydratase family protein, producing the protein MVEPAVRVERSGPVHTVILSRPHARNAVDGPTAQALLEAFEAFGADDSAAVAVLWGEGGTFCAGADLKAIGTERGNRLGEDGPGPMGPTRLRLGKPVIAAIAGHAVAGGLELALWCDLRVAAEDAVFGVFCRRWGVPLIDGGTVRLPRLIGVSQAMDLVLTGRPVAAEEALRMGLANRVVPAGTERAAAEELAAAIAGFPQTCLREDRLSLLEQDGMDEQAAMANEWRHGMVSMAADAVRGAQRFAAGAGRGGSFD; encoded by the coding sequence ATGGTGGAACCTGCCGTCCGGGTCGAGCGCAGCGGCCCCGTCCACACCGTGATCCTGTCGCGCCCGCACGCGCGCAACGCCGTCGACGGGCCGACCGCGCAGGCGCTGCTGGAGGCCTTCGAGGCGTTCGGCGCCGACGACTCCGCCGCGGTCGCCGTGCTGTGGGGCGAGGGCGGCACGTTCTGCGCGGGCGCCGACCTCAAGGCGATCGGCACCGAGCGCGGCAACCGGCTGGGCGAGGACGGCCCCGGCCCGATGGGACCGACGCGGCTGCGGCTGGGCAAGCCGGTGATCGCGGCGATCGCCGGGCACGCCGTCGCGGGCGGGCTGGAACTCGCGCTGTGGTGCGATTTGCGGGTCGCCGCCGAGGACGCGGTGTTCGGGGTGTTCTGCCGGCGCTGGGGGGTGCCGCTGATCGACGGCGGCACCGTGCGGCTGCCCCGGCTGATCGGGGTGAGCCAGGCGATGGACCTGGTGCTGACCGGTCGCCCGGTGGCGGCCGAGGAGGCGCTGCGGATGGGCCTGGCGAACCGGGTCGTGCCGGCGGGCACCGAGCGCGCCGCGGCGGAGGAGCTCGCCGCGGCGATCGCCGGGTTCCCTCAGACGTGCCTGCGGGAGGACCGGCTGTCGCTGCTGGAGCAGGACGGGATGGACGAGCAGGCCGCGATGGCGAACGAATGGCGGCACGGCATGGTCTCGATGGCCGCCGACGCGGTGCGCGGCGCACAACGCTTCGCGGCGGGCGCAGGCCGCGGGGGTTCGTTCGACTAG
- a CDS encoding biotin-dependent carboxyltransferase family protein, whose translation MAAVLEVVDSGPLSTVQDLGRPGYADIGVTESGAADRASLRLANRLAGNDEGAAGIEVTFGGFAARATTEVTIAVAGAPCPITIDRMGAPMNAALRVPVGSEFRLGWPATGLRSYVAVRGGIAVEPVLGSRATDLLSGLGPDPLRRGVLLPIGAAAAPPLPRRFTPVAAPPSDELALRILPGPRDDWFTESALRTLLAQPYAVTSESNRIGIRLEGPALPRARHGELVTEGMVTGALQVPPSGKPTLFLADHPVTGGYPVIAVVVTEDVDKAAQARPGLQVRFDLAEPARV comes from the coding sequence ATGGCCGCCGTGCTCGAGGTCGTCGACAGCGGTCCGTTGTCGACCGTGCAGGACCTGGGCCGGCCCGGGTACGCCGACATCGGCGTGACGGAGTCCGGCGCCGCTGACCGGGCCTCGCTGCGGTTGGCGAACCGCTTGGCGGGCAACGACGAAGGCGCCGCCGGGATCGAGGTGACCTTCGGCGGCTTCGCGGCGCGCGCGACCACCGAGGTGACGATCGCGGTGGCCGGCGCGCCGTGCCCGATCACGATCGACCGCATGGGGGCGCCGATGAACGCGGCGCTGCGGGTCCCGGTTGGGTCCGAGTTCCGGCTGGGCTGGCCGGCCACCGGGTTGCGCAGTTACGTGGCCGTGCGGGGTGGCATCGCGGTGGAGCCGGTGCTCGGCTCCCGGGCGACCGACCTGTTGTCCGGCTTGGGCCCGGACCCGTTGCGGCGCGGGGTGTTGCTGCCGATCGGGGCGGCTGCCGCGCCGCCGCTGCCGCGGCGCTTCACGCCGGTCGCGGCGCCCCCGTCGGACGAACTGGCGCTGCGGATCCTGCCCGGGCCGCGGGACGACTGGTTCACGGAGTCGGCGTTGCGGACGCTGCTGGCCCAGCCGTACGCGGTGACGTCGGAGAGCAACCGGATCGGAATTCGGCTGGAGGGCCCGGCGCTGCCGCGGGCGCGGCACGGCGAGCTGGTGACCGAGGGCATGGTGACCGGGGCGCTGCAGGTGCCGCCGTCCGGGAAGCCGACGCTCTTTCTGGCGGACCACCCGGTGACCGGCGGCTACCCGGTGATCGCGGTGGTGGTCACGGAGGACGTCGACAAGGCGGCACAAGCGCGGCCGGGGTTGCAGGTGCGGTTCGACCTGGCGGAGCCGGCGCGGGTTTGA
- a CDS encoding carboxymuconolactone decarboxylase family protein yields MTTLRSRLPDPARYIPEVGTIAGATQQAIHNGAVPDTTIHLVQLRAGQLGGSTYQTVRQTAELRKAGETEERITAVASWRNAPYFTDAERVALELTVAVLTPNPSG; encoded by the coding sequence ATGACGACTCTTCGCTCGCGCCTGCCCGACCCCGCCCGCTACATCCCCGAAGTGGGCACGATCGCCGGCGCCACCCAGCAGGCCATCCACAACGGGGCCGTCCCGGACACCACCATCCACCTGGTGCAACTGCGCGCCGGCCAGCTCGGCGGCAGCACCTACCAAACCGTCCGGCAAACCGCCGAGCTGCGCAAAGCCGGGGAAACCGAGGAGCGCATCACCGCTGTGGCGTCGTGGCGGAACGCGCCGTACTTCACCGACGCGGAGCGGGTCGCGCTGGAGCTGACCGTGGCCGTGCTCACCCCGAACCCGTCCGGGTAG
- a CDS encoding C40 family peptidase produces the protein MIAIPITCAIATAALLGFTAPVGATQLSTGDRIVNAAAAQAGTPYRSGGETPGGFDCSGLTQYAHKQVGIDLPRTARDQRAAVRSVSKSDVRPGDLVFFSTGGSVYHVGIYAGNNKIWAAPESGDTVRLQNIWTSSYSVGRAW, from the coding sequence ATGATCGCCATTCCGATCACCTGCGCCATCGCGACCGCCGCCCTGCTGGGGTTCACCGCGCCGGTCGGCGCGACCCAGCTGTCCACCGGCGATCGCATCGTGAACGCGGCCGCTGCGCAGGCCGGGACGCCCTACCGATCGGGCGGCGAGACACCCGGCGGCTTCGACTGCTCCGGCCTGACGCAGTACGCCCACAAGCAGGTCGGGATCGATCTGCCGCGCACCGCCCGCGACCAGCGAGCCGCCGTGCGCAGCGTGTCCAAGTCGGACGTGCGACCCGGTGACCTGGTGTTCTTCTCCACCGGTGGCAGCGTGTACCACGTGGGGATCTACGCCGGGAACAACAAGATCTGGGCCGCCCCCGAATCCGGCGACACGGTCCGGCTGCAGAACATCTGGACCAGTTCCTACTCCGTCGGACGGGCCTGGTAA
- a CDS encoding sensor histidine kinase, translating to MGAQGSLARQLLGWQLIIVFALLACVFGYSAVQSDRTFTDTQGRKLLAVAEQVAATAGVRASLADPIRRDALPAFAESARTLSGADSVIIAAPDRIVLTSPDPNQLRTELPLGASTVLQGRAWVGEISGQLVAHVPVIGDAGQIVGIVAAGTETPGLFEGVANSPSAALTMLGLATVVGVAGSLLLTWRVKRQTLGMEPREITALAEHREALLHGIKEGVLGLDSQHRVTLVNDHARDLLALPADCVGRPVAELGLNERLTDVLTGRAHGVDQIGLRAGRVLALNRMPIARGAVVTLRDRTELAALREELEATSRATDTLRAQAHEFSNRLHTIAGLIELGEYDEVRHYVDLVSQAQTKWQEEVTAHIADSAVAALLIAKASLAAERGVGLRLAPGTGLDDVDDRLSADLVTVVGNLVDNALDALAGRDGDWIEVEIRQAADAVSVVVRDSGPGVAPEIATEVFTHGFTTKAAEHGGRRGLGLALTRQTCLRRGGSVAVHNADGAVFTAVLPTRAEVPR from the coding sequence GTGGGTGCGCAAGGATCGCTGGCCCGCCAGCTGCTGGGCTGGCAGCTGATCATCGTGTTCGCCCTGCTCGCGTGCGTGTTCGGCTACTCCGCCGTGCAGTCCGACCGGACGTTCACCGACACGCAGGGCCGCAAGCTGCTCGCCGTCGCCGAACAGGTCGCGGCGACCGCCGGGGTGCGGGCGAGCCTGGCCGATCCGATCCGGCGGGACGCGCTGCCCGCCTTCGCCGAGTCCGCGCGGACCCTGTCCGGGGCGGACTCGGTGATCATCGCCGCGCCCGACCGGATCGTGCTCACCTCCCCGGACCCGAACCAGCTGCGCACCGAGCTGCCGCTGGGCGCGAGCACCGTGCTGCAGGGGCGTGCGTGGGTCGGCGAGATCTCCGGGCAGCTGGTCGCGCACGTGCCGGTGATCGGGGACGCCGGGCAGATCGTCGGGATCGTCGCGGCGGGCACCGAGACGCCCGGCTTGTTCGAGGGTGTGGCGAACTCGCCCAGCGCGGCGCTGACGATGCTGGGGCTCGCGACCGTGGTCGGGGTCGCCGGGTCGCTGCTGCTCACCTGGCGCGTGAAACGGCAGACGCTGGGCATGGAGCCGCGGGAGATCACCGCGCTGGCCGAACACCGGGAAGCGCTGCTGCACGGCATCAAGGAGGGTGTGCTCGGCCTGGACTCCCAGCACCGCGTCACGCTCGTCAACGACCACGCCCGCGACCTGCTGGCGCTGCCCGCGGACTGCGTCGGGCGGCCGGTCGCGGAACTGGGGCTCAACGAGCGCCTCACCGACGTGCTCACCGGACGCGCGCACGGCGTCGACCAGATCGGCCTGCGGGCGGGGCGGGTGCTGGCGCTCAACCGGATGCCGATCGCGCGCGGCGCCGTCGTGACGCTGCGGGACCGCACCGAGCTGGCCGCGCTGCGCGAGGAGCTGGAGGCGACGTCGCGGGCCACGGACACGCTGCGGGCACAGGCCCACGAGTTCAGCAACCGCCTGCACACCATCGCCGGGCTGATCGAGCTGGGCGAGTACGACGAGGTTCGGCACTACGTCGACCTGGTCAGCCAGGCCCAGACGAAGTGGCAGGAGGAGGTCACCGCGCACATCGCCGACTCGGCGGTCGCGGCGCTGCTCATCGCGAAGGCCAGTCTCGCCGCCGAGCGGGGCGTCGGACTGCGGCTCGCGCCGGGCACCGGACTGGACGATGTGGACGACCGGTTGTCGGCGGACCTGGTGACCGTGGTCGGCAACCTCGTCGACAACGCCCTGGACGCGCTGGCCGGGCGGGACGGCGACTGGATCGAGGTCGAGATCCGGCAGGCCGCGGACGCGGTTTCGGTGGTGGTGCGGGACTCCGGGCCGGGGGTGGCTCCGGAGATCGCGACCGAGGTGTTCACGCACGGGTTCACCACGAAGGCGGCCGAGCACGGCGGCAGGCGCGGGCTCGGTTTGGCGCTGACCCGCCAGACGTGCCTGCGCCGCGGCGGTTCGGTGGCCGTGCACAACGCCGACGGTGCGGTGTTCACCGCCGTCCTGCCGACCCGAGCGGAGGTGCCCCGGTGA
- a CDS encoding Bug family tripartite tricarboxylate transporter substrate binding protein gives MKNRKAWLAVLGAAVALLLVPPLVSAGGEETGPQIRGLRMMVPNSPGGGYDITARTAVKAVEDAGLNGNIEVFNLPGAGGTVGLGRLVNERGNGKLAMSMGLGVVGSVYTNKSPSSLQDTTAIAKLTEEADIVVVSKDSPYQTIQQLVEAWRADPGSVPVGGGSAPGGPDHLAPMLMAQAAGIPPTRVNYIPFDGGGELMASVLGGKVGFGVSGIGETRDQIASGALRALAVTSPQRVPGIDAPTLQESGVDVSFTNWRGIVAPPGLSDSDRERLIGLFTRLQDTPQWREALQRNGWTPAFQPGDDFAAFLKTENDRVAAVLKELGLA, from the coding sequence ATGAAGAATCGCAAGGCCTGGCTCGCCGTTCTCGGCGCGGCCGTGGCTCTCCTCCTCGTCCCCCCGCTGGTGTCGGCGGGCGGCGAGGAGACCGGGCCCCAGATCAGGGGCCTGCGGATGATGGTCCCCAACTCACCCGGCGGCGGCTACGACATCACGGCCCGCACGGCCGTGAAGGCAGTCGAGGACGCCGGGCTCAACGGCAACATCGAAGTGTTCAACCTGCCCGGTGCGGGCGGCACCGTCGGCCTCGGCCGTCTGGTCAACGAGCGCGGCAACGGCAAGCTCGCCATGTCCATGGGGCTCGGCGTGGTCGGCTCGGTCTACACCAACAAGTCGCCGTCGTCGCTGCAGGACACCACCGCGATCGCGAAGCTGACCGAAGAGGCCGACATCGTCGTGGTCAGCAAGGACTCGCCGTACCAGACGATCCAGCAGCTGGTCGAGGCGTGGCGCGCCGATCCGGGCAGCGTCCCGGTCGGCGGCGGCTCGGCGCCCGGCGGGCCGGACCACCTGGCGCCGATGCTGATGGCGCAGGCGGCCGGGATCCCGCCCACACGGGTCAACTACATCCCGTTCGACGGCGGTGGCGAGCTGATGGCGTCCGTGCTGGGCGGCAAGGTCGGGTTCGGCGTCTCCGGCATCGGCGAGACCCGCGACCAGATCGCGTCCGGCGCCCTGCGAGCGTTGGCGGTGACCAGCCCGCAACGCGTGCCGGGCATCGACGCGCCGACGCTCCAGGAGTCCGGTGTGGACGTCTCGTTCACCAACTGGCGCGGCATCGTCGCGCCGCCGGGGCTGTCCGACAGCGACCGGGAACGGCTCATCGGGCTGTTCACGCGCCTGCAGGACACGCCCCAGTGGCGGGAAGCGTTGCAGCGCAACGGGTGGACGCCGGCTTTCCAGCCGGGTGACGACTTCGCGGCGTTCCTCAAGACGGAGAACGACCGGGTGGCCGCGGTGCTGAAGGAGCTGGGGCTCGCATGA
- a CDS encoding GAF and ANTAR domain-containing protein — MTDELIKPADLELADALSAVVRTLEPEPDVEQTVAHIVQAVAATVPGTEDAGISLLQSGSLKSVAPSSERVSRLDQLQHKLGEGPCVDAVFTDIVYRTSDIAADERWPKFGYAAAELGINSMLAVRLFTGKTLLGALNLYSTQRRAFDDSAEHVAGLFAAHAAVALAGSRAQAQLRNALESRDVISMAKGILMERHQVTDDQAFDLLVRASQNTNRKLHEVARWLVTGTNNAINENS, encoded by the coding sequence GTGACGGACGAACTCATCAAGCCGGCCGACCTCGAGCTCGCGGACGCGCTCAGTGCGGTGGTGCGCACTCTCGAACCGGAACCGGACGTCGAGCAGACGGTCGCGCACATCGTGCAGGCCGTCGCGGCGACGGTCCCCGGCACCGAGGACGCCGGCATCTCCCTGCTGCAGTCGGGCAGCCTGAAGTCCGTCGCACCGTCCAGCGAGCGGGTCTCGCGCCTCGACCAGCTGCAGCACAAGCTGGGCGAGGGCCCCTGCGTGGACGCGGTGTTCACCGACATCGTCTACCGCACGTCCGACATCGCCGCGGACGAGCGCTGGCCGAAATTCGGGTACGCCGCCGCCGAGCTGGGGATCAACTCCATGCTCGCGGTGCGCCTGTTCACCGGCAAGACGCTGCTCGGCGCGCTCAACCTGTACTCGACCCAACGGCGCGCGTTCGACGACTCCGCCGAGCATGTAGCCGGCCTGTTCGCCGCGCACGCGGCCGTCGCGCTGGCCGGGTCGCGCGCGCAGGCGCAGCTGCGCAACGCGCTGGAGTCGCGCGACGTCATCTCGATGGCCAAGGGCATCCTGATGGAGCGCCACCAGGTGACCGACGACCAGGCGTTCGACCTGCTGGTCCGCGCCTCGCAGAACACGAACCGCAAGCTGCACGAGGTCGCGCGCTGGCTCGTGACCGGCACGAACAACGCGATCAACGAGAACAGCTGA
- a CDS encoding virginiamycin B lyase family protein: protein MSPPEGAVTHFALPTEKAAPVGITADDQAVWFVEIGAGQVGRVTPDGEVTEFPLPTAGSEPHGLAVPDDEVWVALETGKVATLRP, encoded by the coding sequence GTGTCACCACCGGAGGGCGCGGTCACCCACTTCGCCCTGCCCACCGAGAAGGCCGCGCCGGTCGGCATCACCGCGGACGACCAGGCGGTGTGGTTCGTCGAGATCGGCGCCGGGCAGGTCGGCCGCGTCACGCCGGACGGCGAGGTCACCGAATTCCCGCTGCCGACAGCGGGCTCCGAACCCCACGGCCTGGCCGTCCCGGACGACGAGGTGTGGGTCGCGCTCGAGACCGGCAAGGTGGCCACTCTGCGCCCGTAG
- a CDS encoding CobW family GTP-binding protein, whose translation MVLVAGYLGSGKTTLVNHLLTHAHDHRIGVIVNDFGRVNVDALAVAGQVDAMLPMGNGCLCCAVDTAGLDRMLERLAEPELGIDAIVIEASGLAEPRDLVRMLLSSENPRVAYGGLVEVVDAVEFEANRVRHPELDEHLRFADLVVLNKTDRRDDPGLVELVRKVSDGRPVVRSAFGAIDPGLLFDARERTPVARQLSFDDLRHSDGEVHEHLHDAYRSVEFSCDTPLHPRRLLAFLTERPAGLYRMKGPVRFAVPGYDDRFLLQTVGPYLRFHRSPWGAEAPATRLVLIGTGLDEDDLLARLAACAEPAELPERAILPLLKYCE comes from the coding sequence GTGGTCCTGGTCGCCGGTTACCTGGGCTCGGGCAAGACGACACTGGTCAACCACCTCCTGACGCACGCCCACGACCACCGCATCGGCGTGATCGTCAACGACTTCGGCCGCGTCAACGTGGACGCGCTGGCCGTCGCCGGGCAGGTCGACGCCATGCTGCCGATGGGCAACGGCTGCCTGTGCTGCGCGGTCGACACCGCGGGCCTGGACCGGATGCTGGAGCGGCTCGCCGAGCCGGAGCTGGGCATCGACGCGATCGTCATCGAAGCCAGCGGCCTCGCCGAGCCACGCGACCTGGTCCGGATGCTGCTGTCCAGCGAGAACCCCCGCGTCGCCTACGGCGGGCTCGTCGAGGTGGTGGACGCGGTCGAGTTCGAAGCCAACCGGGTGCGCCACCCCGAGCTGGACGAGCACCTGCGCTTCGCCGACCTGGTGGTGCTGAACAAGACCGACCGGCGCGACGATCCCGGCCTGGTCGAGCTGGTGCGCAAGGTGAGCGACGGGCGGCCGGTGGTGCGGTCGGCGTTCGGCGCGATCGACCCCGGGCTGCTGTTCGACGCGCGCGAGCGAACGCCGGTGGCGCGGCAGCTGTCGTTCGACGACCTGCGGCACTCCGACGGCGAGGTCCACGAACACCTGCACGACGCCTACCGCAGCGTCGAGTTCTCGTGCGACACGCCGCTCCACCCGCGGCGGCTGCTGGCGTTCCTGACGGAACGGCCTGCCGGGCTGTACCGGATGAAGGGGCCGGTGCGGTTCGCCGTGCCCGGCTACGACGACCGGTTCCTGCTGCAGACCGTCGGCCCGTACCTGCGGTTCCACCGGTCGCCGTGGGGCGCGGAGGCCCCGGCCACGCGCCTGGTGCTGATCGGGACCGGTCTCGACGAGGACGACCTGCTGGCGCGGCTGGCGGCATGCGCCGAACCGGCGGAGCTGCCGGAACGGGCGATCCTGCCGCTGCTCAAGTACTGCGAATAG
- a CDS encoding tripartite tricarboxylate transporter permease has product MDLSNLWAGFATALTPSHLMFAATGVLLGTAIGVLPGIGPAMAVALLLPVTYGLDPTAAFIMFAGIYYGGMFGGSTTSILLNTPGESAAVVTAIEGNPMARRGRGPQALAAAAIGHFTGGIIGTVALVLLAPVIADLAVDIGAPDYFAIMVLSFVAVTSVLGKSRVRGYASLLIGLTIGLVGLDEMTGQSRLTFGALHLADGIDVVIVAVGLFAVGESLWVAAHLRRNQAEAIPVGRPWLSRSDLRRTWKPWLRGPVIGFPFGAIPAGGAEIPTFLSYVTEKRLSRRQDEFGKGAIEGVAGPESTASASAAGTLVSMLTLGLPTTAVAAVMLAAFQQYGIQPGPLLFQRESALVWTLIASLFIGLVLLLLINLPMAPVWAKLLRIPRPYLYAGILFFASVGAYAVSGSVIDLVLLYVIGVIGFAMRRFGLPVLPAIIGVILGPAAEQQMRRALQISDGDLTGLVNSPLAIGVYVLVAVLLAWPLVRKLVRRREPVNV; this is encoded by the coding sequence ATGGACCTGTCCAACCTGTGGGCGGGCTTCGCCACCGCGCTGACCCCGTCGCACCTGATGTTCGCCGCGACCGGTGTCCTGCTGGGCACCGCGATCGGCGTGCTGCCGGGCATCGGCCCGGCGATGGCGGTGGCGCTGCTGCTGCCGGTGACCTACGGCCTCGACCCGACCGCGGCGTTCATCATGTTCGCCGGCATCTACTACGGCGGCATGTTCGGCGGCTCGACGACGTCGATCCTGCTGAACACGCCGGGGGAGAGCGCGGCGGTGGTTACCGCGATCGAGGGCAATCCCATGGCACGGCGGGGCCGCGGCCCGCAGGCGCTGGCCGCGGCGGCGATCGGGCACTTCACCGGCGGCATCATCGGCACGGTCGCGCTGGTGCTTCTCGCGCCGGTGATCGCCGATCTCGCCGTGGACATCGGGGCGCCGGACTACTTCGCGATCATGGTGTTGTCGTTCGTCGCGGTGACCTCGGTGCTGGGCAAGTCTCGCGTCCGCGGGTACGCCTCGCTGCTGATCGGGCTGACGATCGGCCTGGTCGGGCTCGACGAGATGACCGGCCAGTCGCGGCTGACGTTCGGCGCGCTGCACCTGGCGGACGGCATCGACGTGGTGATCGTCGCGGTCGGCCTGTTCGCCGTCGGCGAGTCGCTGTGGGTGGCCGCGCACCTGCGGCGCAACCAGGCCGAGGCGATCCCGGTCGGGCGGCCCTGGCTGTCCCGGTCGGACCTGCGGCGGACGTGGAAGCCGTGGCTGCGCGGGCCGGTGATCGGGTTCCCGTTCGGCGCGATCCCCGCCGGTGGCGCGGAGATCCCGACGTTCCTGTCGTACGTGACCGAGAAGCGCTTGTCCCGCAGGCAGGACGAGTTCGGCAAGGGCGCCATCGAGGGCGTCGCCGGGCCGGAGTCGACGGCGAGCGCGTCGGCGGCGGGCACGCTGGTGTCGATGCTGACGCTGGGCCTGCCGACCACGGCGGTCGCCGCGGTGATGCTGGCGGCGTTCCAGCAGTACGGCATCCAGCCGGGGCCGCTGCTGTTCCAGCGCGAATCCGCGCTGGTGTGGACGCTGATCGCGAGCCTGTTCATCGGGCTGGTGCTGTTGCTGCTGATCAACCTGCCGATGGCGCCGGTGTGGGCGAAGCTGCTGCGGATCCCGCGGCCCTACCTGTACGCCGGGATCCTGTTCTTCGCCAGCGTCGGGGCCTACGCGGTCAGCGGCTCGGTGATCGACCTGGTCCTGCTGTACGTGATCGGCGTGATCGGGTTCGCCATGCGGCGCTTCGGGTTGCCCGTGCTGCCGGCGATCATCGGGGTCATCCTCGGCCCCGCCGCGGAGCAGCAGATGCGGCGGGCGCTGCAGATCAGCGACGGCGACCTGACCGGGCTGGTGAACTCGCCGCTCGCGATCGGCGTGTACGTGCTGGTCGCGGTGCTGCTGGCGTGGCCGCTGGTGCGGAAGCTGGTGCGCCGCCGCGAACCGGTGAACGTGTGA
- a CDS encoding response regulator, whose product MMRVLVVDDDFMVAKVHSGYVSRAPGFTVAGVAHTGAEALRAARELHPDLVLLDIYLPDVDGLSVLRQLRSGPATQDIDVLIITAARDVETVRGALRGGALHYLIKPFSSSALQAQLEEFATLRRKLHRLAQRSTAGQEDVDAVFGARTPKALPKGLTEQTAELVRQALQAHPDGLSASECAGVTDLSRPSARRYLEHFVAAGRAEVRLRYGGTGRPERQYHWRG is encoded by the coding sequence GTGATGCGGGTCCTGGTGGTGGACGACGACTTCATGGTCGCGAAGGTCCACAGTGGATACGTGTCGCGCGCGCCCGGGTTCACCGTCGCCGGGGTAGCGCACACCGGCGCGGAGGCGCTGCGCGCGGCGCGGGAGCTGCACCCGGACCTGGTGCTGCTGGACATCTACCTGCCCGACGTGGACGGCCTGTCGGTGCTGCGGCAGCTGCGGTCCGGCCCGGCGACGCAGGACATCGACGTCCTGATCATCACGGCCGCGCGGGACGTGGAGACGGTGCGCGGCGCCCTGCGTGGCGGCGCGCTGCATTACCTGATCAAGCCGTTCTCGTCGTCGGCGCTGCAGGCGCAGCTGGAGGAGTTCGCCACGCTGCGGCGGAAACTGCACCGGCTGGCGCAGCGCAGCACGGCCGGGCAGGAGGACGTGGACGCGGTCTTCGGCGCCCGTACACCGAAAGCGCTGCCGAAGGGGCTGACCGAGCAGACGGCCGAACTGGTGCGGCAGGCGTTGCAGGCGCATCCGGACGGCCTGTCGGCGAGCGAGTGCGCCGGGGTGACGGACCTGTCGCGGCCGAGCGCGCGGCGGTACCTGGAGCACTTCGTGGCCGCCGGCCGGGCCGAGGTGCGGCTGCGCTACGGCGGAACCGGGCGGCCGGAGCGGCAGTACCACTGGCGCGGTTGA
- a CDS encoding tripartite tricarboxylate transporter TctB family protein, with product MSVIEEKTAAAPKSWWRTHSELGVCVFLFAVGVLVLVDALSIPTDFTQRGPVGPKAVPILVGSLLLLVSLLLARDVLRGGRGEAEAGEDVDLDAPADWRTVLLLSGAFLANAALIDTLGFPLSSAIMFWGAAYALGSRHLVRDPLIAAGVSLVTWFVFTVLLGVPLPGGPLMGVL from the coding sequence ATGAGCGTGATCGAGGAGAAGACGGCCGCCGCGCCGAAGTCCTGGTGGCGCACGCACTCCGAGCTGGGTGTCTGCGTCTTCCTGTTCGCTGTCGGCGTGCTCGTGCTCGTCGACGCCCTGAGCATCCCGACCGACTTCACGCAGCGCGGACCGGTCGGCCCGAAGGCGGTGCCGATCCTCGTCGGCTCGCTGCTGCTGCTGGTGTCGCTGCTGCTGGCGCGCGACGTGCTGCGCGGCGGCCGGGGCGAGGCGGAGGCGGGGGAGGACGTCGACCTGGACGCCCCCGCGGACTGGCGCACGGTGCTGCTGTTGTCGGGCGCGTTCCTGGCGAACGCGGCGCTGATCGACACGCTCGGGTTCCCGCTGTCGTCGGCGATCATGTTCTGGGGCGCGGCCTACGCGCTGGGCAGCAGGCATCTGGTGCGGGATCCGCTGATCGCGGCCGGCGTCTCGCTGGTCACCTGGTTCGTCTTCACGGTGCTGCTGGGCGTTCCGCTGCCCGGCGGCCCGCTGATGGGGGTGCTGTAG
- a CDS encoding TetR/AcrR family transcriptional regulator, with amino-acid sequence MTSLLVEAGYDGLSIDAVAERSGVHRATVYRRWRDVGGLLLDVFDAAAGDEWVPADTGSLVGDLIALNQEVFESLRDETSVTRALIAASFRSAQAAEALPGFWRDRYRRCEVVVSRAQRRGEIAGEVEAHRLLVAATAPLYHRLVLMGEPPRVEMAEQAARDAACSALPVIGGPGYQARPTE; translated from the coding sequence GTGACGTCCCTGCTGGTGGAGGCCGGGTACGACGGGCTGAGCATCGACGCGGTGGCGGAGCGTTCGGGTGTGCACCGGGCCACGGTCTACCGGCGGTGGCGGGACGTGGGCGGATTGCTGTTGGACGTGTTCGACGCGGCCGCGGGGGACGAGTGGGTCCCGGCCGACACGGGTTCGCTCGTCGGCGACCTCATCGCGCTCAACCAGGAGGTTTTCGAGTCGTTGCGGGACGAGACGTCGGTGACGCGGGCGCTGATCGCGGCGTCGTTCCGGTCCGCTCAGGCAGCGGAGGCGTTGCCAGGGTTCTGGCGGGACCGGTACCGGCGGTGCGAGGTTGTCGTCTCGCGTGCTCAGCGGCGTGGCGAAATCGCGGGTGAGGTGGAGGCGCACCGGTTGCTGGTGGCCGCGACGGCGCCGCTTTACCACCGGCTCGTCCTGATGGGTGAACCGCCGCGGGTGGAAATGGCCGAGCAGGCCGCGCGGGACGCGGCCTGCTCGGCTTTGCCGGTTATCGGTGGGCCCGGTTACCAGGCCCGTCCGACGGAGTAG